One genomic segment of Mesoterricola silvestris includes these proteins:
- the hemW gene encoding radical SAM family heme chaperone HemW, whose translation MIPISTSRLREAAAREPLGLYLHVPFCRDRCTYCSFVTTRDESLKEAVLARLERDLRDWGARLGRPRVDTLYLGGGTPSLLTAPELARLTGAAREAFHLDPAEATLEANPGTLDLPWLEAARDQGWDRVSFGVQALDDVLLERLGRIHDSAAALEALDAARRAGFTRVSADLMVGIPGQRLDRVLQDARTLVEAGASHLSIYLLDLDKACPLRGQVDSGKLALPTEDEVADVFEALQAELPRLGLEPYEVSNYARPGQESIHNSRYWERRPYLGLGPSAASQLGDWRWTESGVITAWAEDRGRADIQELDAAEALAEIPLLGLRMHRGVHWGDLRARAAALNLLPLADAWEAKLEPFVGAGILLRDGEVLRFSARGMLVSNGVLEIFV comes from the coding sequence TTGATACCCATTTCGACTAGCCGCCTGCGGGAGGCCGCGGCCCGGGAGCCGCTGGGGCTCTACCTCCACGTGCCCTTCTGCCGGGACCGGTGCACCTACTGCTCCTTCGTCACCACCCGGGACGAATCCCTCAAGGAGGCCGTCCTGGCGCGCCTGGAGCGGGACCTGCGGGACTGGGGCGCGCGCCTGGGCCGGCCCCGGGTGGACACCCTGTACCTGGGCGGGGGCACCCCTTCCCTCCTCACCGCGCCGGAACTCGCGCGGCTCACCGGGGCGGCGCGGGAGGCCTTCCACCTGGACCCGGCCGAGGCCACCCTGGAGGCCAACCCCGGGACCCTGGACCTGCCCTGGCTGGAGGCCGCCCGGGACCAGGGCTGGGACCGCGTCAGCTTCGGCGTCCAGGCCCTGGACGACGTCCTCCTGGAGCGCCTGGGGCGCATCCACGATTCCGCCGCCGCCCTGGAGGCCCTGGACGCGGCGCGGCGCGCGGGGTTCACCCGCGTGAGCGCGGACCTCATGGTGGGCATCCCCGGCCAGCGCCTGGACCGGGTGCTCCAGGACGCCCGGACCCTCGTGGAGGCCGGCGCCTCCCACCTCTCCATCTACCTCCTGGACCTGGACAAGGCCTGCCCGCTGCGGGGCCAGGTGGATTCCGGCAAGCTCGCCCTGCCCACCGAGGACGAGGTCGCCGACGTCTTCGAGGCCCTCCAGGCCGAACTGCCCCGCCTGGGCCTGGAGCCCTACGAAGTGAGCAACTACGCCCGCCCCGGCCAGGAATCCATCCACAACAGCCGCTACTGGGAGCGCCGGCCCTACCTGGGCCTGGGGCCCAGCGCCGCCTCCCAGCTGGGCGACTGGCGCTGGACGGAGAGCGGCGTCATCACCGCCTGGGCCGAGGACCGGGGCCGGGCCGACATCCAGGAACTGGACGCCGCCGAGGCCCTGGCCGAGATCCCCCTCCTGGGCCTGCGCATGCACCGCGGGGTCCACTGGGGCGACCTGCGCGCCCGGGCCGCCGCCCTGAACCTGCTGCCCCTGGCCGACGCCTGGGAGGCGAAGCTGGAGCCCTTCGTGGGGGCGGGGATCCTGCTGCGGGACGGGGAGGTCCTGCGGTTCAGCGCCCGGGGGATGCTGGTTTCCAACGGAGTGCTGGAAATCTTCGTCTAG
- a CDS encoding DUF3999 family protein yields the protein MIRLVVAGLLCLGLAAQNRAIRPADPGPQRLDVDLALLGATRNALADLRIRDGAGREVPYVLVPPDPRAAVWVPARLLPLPATKTTSGLELDLGAPLSTSRLRLEGLRPPFLKRFRLEGSGDRQRWTELVSAGSLFDLPGEGLRLLEVDFPAGDYRYLRIVWDDRASAPAPAPRAAFLLKAASAPVLPMAELPFLRRPSEPGVSRFTLRLPGPRVPLRALVLTVAGDGPLLREAQVTEPRLSASSLAPRSLGAARLRRVPGGAAFDLRIPVEVPEGSEIDLRVQDGDNPGLELTGVRAELEPQPWIYFEARDGGPLTATCGDARLRAPSYDLEARRDQLSRAPAARASWGPEAAAPPAPAAALDGGVGASLDAAGFRFRRQVPAGAPGLSALALDAHVLATSPRLQDLRLLDAGGRQIPYLLESRDEPLSLPLAWPAGTTRDRVTTYRIRLPQAGLPASRLVLETGARVFRRRVRVLDADPAQVRAVAEWSHADPGAPAQALVIPLPGAGPDLAVEVEEGDNQPLPIASARLLLPSWRLRFFRPGDAFQLCYGRDLEAPDYDMALLAGRLREAPAQEIVLAAGTEPAPAAGAPLKAVFWGALVIAVAGLLYMLARVLGKD from the coding sequence ATGATCCGCCTCGTCGTCGCAGGCCTGCTCTGCCTGGGCCTGGCGGCCCAGAACCGCGCCATCCGGCCCGCGGACCCCGGGCCCCAGCGCCTGGACGTGGACCTGGCCCTCCTGGGCGCCACCCGGAACGCCCTGGCCGACCTGCGCATCCGGGACGGGGCGGGGCGGGAGGTGCCCTACGTGCTGGTGCCACCCGATCCCCGGGCCGCGGTGTGGGTCCCGGCGCGCCTGCTGCCGCTGCCCGCCACGAAGACCACCAGCGGCCTGGAGCTGGACCTGGGGGCCCCCCTGTCCACCTCCCGCCTGCGCCTGGAGGGCCTTCGCCCCCCCTTCCTCAAGCGGTTCCGGCTGGAGGGCAGCGGCGACCGCCAGCGCTGGACGGAGCTGGTGTCGGCCGGCAGCCTTTTCGACCTGCCCGGCGAAGGCCTGCGCCTGCTGGAGGTGGATTTCCCGGCCGGGGACTACCGCTACCTGCGCATCGTGTGGGACGACCGCGCCAGCGCGCCGGCCCCGGCGCCCCGGGCGGCCTTCCTCCTCAAGGCCGCCTCCGCCCCGGTCCTGCCCATGGCCGAGCTGCCCTTCCTGCGGCGCCCCTCCGAGCCCGGCGTGAGCCGCTTCACCCTGCGGCTCCCGGGGCCGCGCGTCCCCCTGCGGGCCCTGGTGCTCACCGTGGCGGGGGACGGCCCCCTCCTGCGGGAGGCCCAGGTCACCGAGCCCCGCCTCTCCGCCTCCAGCCTGGCGCCCCGGAGCCTGGGCGCCGCGCGGCTGCGGCGCGTCCCGGGCGGCGCGGCCTTCGATCTGCGGATTCCCGTGGAGGTCCCCGAAGGCTCCGAGATCGATCTGCGCGTGCAGGACGGGGACAACCCGGGCCTGGAGCTCACCGGCGTGCGCGCCGAGCTGGAACCCCAGCCCTGGATCTACTTCGAGGCCCGGGACGGCGGGCCTCTCACCGCCACCTGCGGCGATGCCCGCCTGCGGGCGCCCAGCTACGACCTGGAGGCGCGCAGGGACCAGCTCTCCCGCGCCCCCGCGGCCCGCGCGTCCTGGGGCCCGGAGGCGGCCGCGCCCCCCGCGCCCGCGGCGGCGCTGGACGGGGGCGTGGGCGCGAGCCTGGACGCCGCCGGCTTCCGCTTCCGGCGCCAGGTGCCCGCCGGGGCCCCCGGGCTTTCCGCCCTGGCCCTGGACGCCCACGTCCTGGCCACCAGCCCCCGGCTCCAGGACCTGCGTCTCCTGGACGCGGGGGGCCGCCAGATCCCCTACCTTCTGGAATCCCGGGACGAGCCCCTCTCCCTGCCCCTGGCCTGGCCCGCGGGCACCACCCGGGACCGCGTCACCACCTACCGGATCCGGCTGCCCCAGGCGGGCCTTCCCGCCTCGCGGCTGGTGCTCGAGACCGGGGCCCGGGTCTTCCGGCGCCGGGTGCGGGTCCTGGACGCCGATCCGGCCCAGGTGCGCGCCGTGGCGGAATGGAGCCACGCGGACCCCGGCGCGCCGGCCCAGGCCCTGGTGATCCCCCTGCCCGGGGCGGGCCCCGACCTCGCCGTGGAGGTGGAGGAAGGCGACAACCAGCCCCTGCCCATCGCCTCGGCCCGGCTCCTGCTCCCGTCCTGGCGCCTGCGCTTCTTCCGGCCTGGGGATGCCTTCCAGCTCTGCTATGGCCGCGACCTGGAGGCGCCGGACTACGACATGGCCCTCCTCGCCGGGCGCCTGCGGGAGGCGCCGGCCCAGGAAATCGTCCTGGCCGCGGGCACCGAGCCCGCCCCGGCGGCGGGGGCGCCCCTGAAGGCGGTGTTCTGGGGGGCCCTGGTGATCGCGGTGGCGGGGCTGCTTTACATGCTGGCCAGGGTACTGGGCAAGGATTAA
- a CDS encoding Hpt domain-containing protein: MATDPDSGLRGEDPADSRLDLDVMDQLLGLDDGEVGLLEEMLGLYKEDTPGRIEAIGVALAEGDMAEMADVAHAVKGSAGTMGAPKVRAVAALLEGGGRQGKWEAPAGELLERLKAAYGESVAALEAFVAARKAG, encoded by the coding sequence ATGGCCACCGACCCCGATTCCGGCTTGCGCGGCGAGGATCCTGCGGATTCCCGGCTGGACCTGGACGTCATGGACCAGCTGCTGGGCCTGGACGACGGCGAGGTGGGGCTCCTGGAGGAAATGCTGGGCCTCTACAAGGAGGACACCCCGGGGCGCATCGAGGCCATCGGCGTGGCCCTGGCCGAGGGGGACATGGCGGAGATGGCCGACGTGGCCCACGCCGTGAAGGGCTCGGCGGGCACCATGGGCGCCCCGAAGGTGCGGGCCGTGGCCGCGCTCCTGGAGGGGGGCGGGCGCCAGGGGAAGTGGGAGGCGCCCGCGGGCGAGCTGCTGGAGCGGCTCAAGGCCGCCTACGGGGAATCCGTCGCGGCCCTGGAGGCCTTCGTGGCCGCGCGCAAGGCGGGGTGA
- a CDS encoding DinB family protein produces the protein MHAHLERLFSHLEWADERLVEALEDAPADVMRLLGHVLGAEKTWLDRIRCGDEAKANPWMDLTLAEAGARARANAEGYREVLKAATASRLAAPVHYRNIKGEEYWTPLQDILLHVATHGVHHRGQIATLLRQAGREPVDVGFITFAREEEDPGQYAYLEVAAADLTEALEGNPYDVTWYLDLETGEVLVDPDGGTNSEDLLPIEPLPSRDRFRIMEEFVENLEDGEPARSLARALRLPKPFRCFRDTLRDFPALEAAWHSVHEAGMRQLAQGWLDENLPGARLL, from the coding sequence ATGCACGCGCACCTGGAACGGCTCTTCAGCCATCTGGAATGGGCGGACGAAAGGCTGGTGGAGGCCCTGGAGGATGCCCCGGCGGACGTGATGCGGCTCCTGGGCCACGTCCTGGGCGCCGAGAAGACCTGGCTGGACCGCATCCGGTGCGGCGACGAGGCCAAGGCCAACCCCTGGATGGACCTGACCCTGGCCGAGGCCGGGGCGCGGGCCCGGGCCAACGCCGAGGGGTACCGGGAGGTGCTCAAGGCCGCCACCGCCAGCCGCCTGGCGGCACCGGTGCACTACCGGAACATCAAGGGCGAGGAATACTGGACGCCCCTGCAGGATATCCTCCTCCACGTGGCCACCCACGGGGTGCACCACCGGGGCCAGATCGCGACCCTGCTGCGCCAGGCGGGGCGCGAACCCGTGGACGTGGGGTTCATCACCTTCGCCCGGGAGGAGGAGGACCCGGGGCAGTACGCCTACCTGGAGGTGGCGGCCGCGGATCTCACGGAGGCCCTGGAGGGCAACCCCTACGACGTGACCTGGTACCTGGACCTGGAAACCGGCGAGGTGCTGGTGGATCCGGACGGCGGCACGAACAGCGAGGATCTCCTGCCCATCGAGCCCCTGCCGTCCCGGGACCGCTTCCGGATCATGGAGGAATTCGTGGAGAACCTGGAGGACGGGGAGCCTGCCCGGTCCCTGGCCCGGGCCCTGCGCCTGCCCAAGCCCTTCCGCTGCTTCCGGGACACCCTGAGGGATTTCCCGGCGCTGGAGGCGGCCTGGCACTCCGTCCACGAGGCCGGCATGCGCCAGCTGGCCCAGGGCTGGCTGGACGAGAACCTGCCCGGCGCGCGCCTCCTCTGA
- the gmhA gene encoding D-sedoheptulose 7-phosphate isomerase gives MKNLLLQHVEESITLKKAFFAREADHIVAQAADMAERLRRGCRILVCGNGGSAADAQHFAAELSGRYVKERRALAGIALTVDTSALTAIGNDYGFDQVFSRQVEALGRPGDLLVGISTSGNSPNIILAVEEAKKLGMRTLVLTGRDGGKLKDLADDVLVVPSQVTARIQEIHLMTYHFWCEALDTHFD, from the coding sequence ATGAAGAACCTGCTCCTGCAGCATGTGGAAGAATCCATCACCCTCAAGAAGGCCTTCTTCGCCAGGGAGGCCGACCATATCGTCGCCCAGGCAGCGGACATGGCCGAGCGGCTCCGGCGGGGCTGCCGGATCCTGGTGTGCGGCAACGGCGGCAGCGCCGCCGACGCCCAGCACTTCGCCGCCGAGCTCAGCGGGCGCTACGTGAAGGAGCGCCGGGCCCTGGCGGGCATCGCCCTCACCGTGGACACCTCCGCCCTCACCGCCATCGGCAACGACTACGGCTTCGACCAGGTCTTCAGCCGGCAGGTGGAGGCCCTGGGCCGGCCCGGGGACCTCCTGGTGGGCATCTCCACCAGCGGCAACAGCCCCAATATCATCCTGGCGGTGGAGGAGGCCAAGAAGCTGGGCATGCGCACCCTCGTCCTCACGGGCCGGGACGGCGGCAAGCTCAAGGACCTGGCCGACGATGTCCTGGTGGTGCCCAGCCAGGTGACGGCGCGGATCCAGGAGATCCACCTCATGACCTACCACTTCTGGTGCGAGGCCCTTGATACCCATTTCGACTAG